A genome region from Christensenella minuta includes the following:
- a CDS encoding PadR family transcriptional regulator has protein sequence METPEEILNGLSQELRRGTIVMCVLSQLMQPQYGYSLVQRLCGAGMPTEAGTLYPLLRRLEKQGLLTSEWETEGAKPRKYYAVTPAGREVYGRLRIQWQEMTEAIGRILDGGKEK, from the coding sequence ATGGAAACACCGGAAGAAATCTTGAATGGGCTGTCGCAGGAACTGCGGCGGGGAACGATCGTTATGTGCGTTCTTTCACAGCTTATGCAGCCGCAGTATGGATATTCCCTGGTTCAGCGCCTGTGCGGGGCCGGGATGCCCACCGAGGCGGGCACGCTGTATCCGTTGCTGAGGCGGCTGGAAAAGCAGGGGCTTCTTACGAGCGAATGGGAAACGGAGGGTGCCAAGCCGCGAAAATATTATGCGGTTACGCCCGCCGGGCGGGAAGTATATGGGCGGCTGCGCATCCAGTGGCAGGAAATGACGGAAGCGATCGGGCGGATACTGGACGGAGGGAAAGAAAAATGA
- a CDS encoding HAAS signaling domain-containing protein, with the protein MTTQEMIERYIYEVVRRLPAKQRDDTGRELRSLIDDMLEERGKNGKTRQENAADALRELGAPSVLAGKYRDDKKYLIGPAYFEQYWFVLKIVLIAVTLGMVVAAIVQGVVWGYETPVAGYIGDVVTMVASGIAGAAGNVILGLVQGFAWVTIIFAVIERCSVKIDIREATAGAWKPEDLADKPVPAEKAMLKKGDSIAGIVFTVAVVILFNFVPYLMSIWLTGPDGSLHFVPLFNLGVLKTMLPLFNVCFALGIIREALRVAVGRHTLWLGIVTVILNMAALGLACIVFFDPHIWNPDLVSQAAAVNANFAEAAPQLNMFWGCFTQFFGCILIFAFVLDSALSLYKGIRYGK; encoded by the coding sequence ATGACGACGCAGGAAATGATAGAACGTTATATCTATGAGGTGGTCCGCCGCCTGCCCGCGAAGCAGCGGGACGATACGGGCAGGGAGCTACGGAGCCTGATCGACGATATGCTGGAGGAACGCGGGAAAAACGGGAAAACGCGGCAGGAAAACGCGGCAGATGCCTTGCGTGAGCTTGGGGCGCCCTCCGTTCTCGCCGGGAAATACAGGGACGATAAAAAATACCTCATTGGTCCGGCCTATTTCGAGCAGTATTGGTTTGTGCTGAAAATTGTGCTGATTGCCGTCACGTTGGGAATGGTCGTCGCGGCGATCGTGCAGGGTGTGGTATGGGGATACGAAACGCCTGTAGCCGGATACATAGGAGATGTGGTCACGATGGTTGCATCTGGTATCGCAGGCGCAGCCGGCAATGTGATCCTTGGGCTCGTTCAGGGGTTTGCGTGGGTAACGATCATCTTTGCGGTCATCGAGCGCTGCTCCGTGAAGATTGATATCAGGGAAGCCACGGCGGGCGCGTGGAAGCCGGAAGACCTTGCGGATAAGCCGGTTCCGGCGGAAAAGGCGATGCTTAAAAAGGGAGATTCCATCGCTGGAATTGTGTTCACGGTGGCGGTGGTTATCCTGTTCAATTTTGTACCGTACCTAATGAGCATCTGGCTCACAGGGCCGGACGGCTCGCTGCACTTTGTGCCGCTGTTCAACCTCGGGGTGCTGAAAACCATGCTGCCGCTGTTCAACGTCTGCTTTGCGCTGGGAATTATCCGCGAGGCGCTGCGCGTTGCCGTGGGACGTCATACGCTGTGGCTTGGAATTGTGACCGTCATCCTCAATATGGCGGCGCTTGGACTCGCGTGCATCGTATTCTTTGATCCGCATATCTGGAATCCCGATCTGGTCAGCCAGGCGGCGGCAGTAAATGCGAATTTTGCGGAGGCGGCTCCGCAGCTTAATATGTTCTGGGGCTGCTTCACACAGTTCTTCGGCTGCATCCTGATTTTTGCGTTCGTGCTGGACAGCGCATTGTCCCTATACAAGGGGATCCGTTACGGAAAATAA
- a CDS encoding HAD family hydrolase: MRLPGFKGAIFDLDGTLLDSMYVWTDVNREFLRKRKLSAPVGYVEAITPMFSNDAASYAISTLGLGDEPEALIAEWNEMALAIYANEVKLKDGADEYLRRLKEDGVKMGVATALTSDLYEPVLRHNGIYEFFDAFVSSHEPGRSKAFPDVYLLAAERIGVSPADCVVFEDIRTGVLGAKAGGFTTCGVYEPWSFGEQDGLAEAADYYIRSFVELLS; the protein is encoded by the coding sequence ATGAGACTTCCAGGATTTAAAGGCGCAATTTTCGATCTCGACGGAACGCTCCTCGATTCCATGTATGTCTGGACGGACGTCAACAGGGAATTCCTCAGGAAACGAAAGCTTTCCGCGCCCGTGGGATATGTGGAGGCCATTACGCCCATGTTTTCAAACGACGCGGCCAGCTACGCCATTTCCACCCTTGGCCTTGGGGACGAGCCGGAGGCGCTGATCGCCGAATGGAACGAGATGGCGCTTGCCATTTACGCAAATGAGGTAAAGCTGAAGGACGGCGCGGACGAATACCTGCGGCGGCTGAAGGAGGACGGCGTGAAGATGGGCGTGGCGACCGCGCTTACTTCTGACCTGTACGAACCGGTCCTCAGGCATAACGGCATTTACGAATTTTTTGATGCGTTCGTTTCGTCCCACGAACCGGGACGCAGCAAAGCGTTTCCGGACGTATACCTTTTGGCTGCGGAGCGCATTGGCGTAAGCCCTGCGGATTGTGTGGTATTCGAGGATATCCGCACCGGCGTTCTCGGCGCAAAAGCGGGGGGATTCACCACCTGCGGCGTATACGAGCCGTGGTCCTTCGGCGAACAGGACGGACTTGCGGAGGCGGCGGATTATTACATCCGCAGCTTTGTGGAGCTGCTTTCGTAA
- the pckA gene encoding phosphoenolpyruvate carboxykinase (ATP), which yields METYGLEKLGILNPTEVHRNLSPALLVEAALRRGEGVLSDKGALTVTTGKYTGRSPKDKFIVDTPGVHDDIAWGSVNVPITKEKFDAIKNKLAAYLQNREIFIFDGFAGADPACTKKFRIVNELASENLFIHQLLIRPTEEQLASYGDADFTIIAAPGFKCIPEEDGVNSEAAIMIDYEAKLVVIAGSQYAGEIKKSVFSVMNFLMPKENVLPMHCSANMDPETGDTAVFFGLSGTGKTTLSADPNRKLIGDDEHGWSEHGIFNFEGGCYAKTINLDPEGEPEIYNAIRFGALMENVVLDPETRTPDFNDGSLTENTRVGYPVNFISNAAIPGVGDVPKVIIFLTADAFGVLPPISRLDENAAMYHFVTGFTSKLAGTERGVTEPQPTFSTCFGAPFMPMDPSVYAEMLGEKIAKYNTKVYLVNTGWSGGPYGVGSRMKLKFTRAMITAALNGTLENAEYRHDEVFNVDVPQSCPEVPDKIMNPRDTWEDKAAYDESAKKLAKMFEDNFSKKYPNMPKHIVDAGPKG from the coding sequence ATGGAGACTTACGGTCTGGAAAAACTGGGAATCCTGAATCCCACGGAAGTTCACCGCAACCTTTCCCCCGCTTTGCTGGTAGAAGCGGCCTTGAGAAGGGGCGAGGGCGTATTGAGCGACAAGGGCGCCCTTACGGTAACGACAGGAAAATATACGGGACGTTCGCCCAAGGACAAATTCATTGTCGACACTCCCGGCGTTCATGACGATATCGCCTGGGGCAGCGTAAACGTACCGATCACCAAAGAAAAATTTGATGCGATCAAAAACAAGCTGGCCGCTTATCTGCAGAACCGCGAGATCTTTATTTTTGACGGATTTGCGGGCGCGGACCCGGCGTGCACAAAAAAATTCCGCATCGTAAACGAGCTGGCCAGCGAGAACCTGTTCATTCACCAGCTGCTGATCCGTCCGACGGAGGAACAGCTCGCTTCCTATGGAGACGCTGATTTTACGATCATTGCCGCGCCCGGATTTAAGTGCATTCCTGAGGAAGACGGCGTGAACAGCGAAGCCGCCATCATGATCGACTATGAGGCGAAGCTCGTTGTGATCGCAGGCTCCCAGTATGCGGGCGAGATCAAAAAGAGCGTATTTTCCGTCATGAACTTCCTGATGCCCAAGGAAAATGTGCTGCCGATGCACTGCTCGGCGAACATGGACCCCGAGACGGGCGACACGGCGGTATTCTTCGGCCTTTCCGGTACGGGTAAGACGACGCTGTCGGCCGACCCGAACCGCAAGCTGATCGGCGACGACGAGCACGGCTGGTCCGAACACGGCATCTTCAACTTTGAAGGAGGCTGCTATGCAAAAACCATCAACCTCGATCCTGAGGGGGAGCCGGAAATCTATAACGCGATCCGTTTCGGCGCACTGATGGAAAACGTGGTTCTCGACCCCGAAACGCGCACGCCCGATTTTAACGACGGCAGCCTCACGGAAAACACCCGTGTGGGCTATCCGGTAAACTTCATCTCCAACGCGGCGATCCCGGGCGTCGGCGACGTTCCGAAGGTCATCATCTTCCTGACGGCGGACGCGTTCGGCGTACTTCCGCCCATCAGCCGTCTTGATGAGAACGCGGCGATGTACCACTTTGTAACGGGCTTCACGTCCAAGCTGGCGGGCACGGAACGCGGCGTCACCGAGCCGCAGCCGACATTCTCCACCTGCTTCGGCGCTCCGTTTATGCCGATGGATCCTTCCGTTTACGCAGAAATGCTGGGTGAGAAGATCGCAAAATACAACACGAAGGTATATCTTGTAAATACCGGCTGGTCCGGCGGCCCTTACGGCGTGGGCAGCCGCATGAAGCTGAAATTCACGCGTGCGATGATTACCGCTGCGCTGAACGGCACGCTCGAAAATGCAGAATATAGGCATGACGAGGTGTTTAATGTGGACGTGCCGCAGAGCTGCCCGGAGGTTCCGGATAAGATTATGAATCCGCGCGACACATGGGAAGACAAAGCGGCTTACGACGAATCCGCGAAGAAGCTGGCAAAAATGTTTGAGGACAACTTCTCAAAGAAGTATCCGAACATGCCCAAGCACATTGTGGATGCAGGCCCGAAGGGCTGA
- the rsmA gene encoding 16S rRNA (adenine(1518)-N(6)/adenine(1519)-N(6))-dimethyltransferase RsmA, translating to MNITSPREITRLLAENGLSPLKKFGQNFLCDENVVQKIADCMHLAPGDFVLEIGTGLGALTRALGARAKKVVSVEIDRGLLALHKETLAGLTNVTVLEGDILKYDLKGLCAEHFGGGPFHVCGNLPYYITSRILMQVLESGAPVRSLTAMVQKEVAGRLSARPGDTDYGALTASCLYFAQPETVFTVSRSCFYPAPDVDSAIIRMELSHPTCDVPRDGYTAVVRAAFSMRRKTICNNLKALAGEDAKLILKSCKIDPNARAQELTASQFCEIAKSIFQKL from the coding sequence ATGAATATCACATCCCCGCGCGAGATCACGCGGCTGCTTGCGGAAAACGGACTTTCCCCGCTGAAAAAATTCGGCCAGAATTTTCTGTGCGACGAAAACGTCGTGCAGAAAATCGCGGACTGTATGCATCTTGCCCCCGGGGATTTTGTCCTCGAAATCGGCACCGGCCTCGGCGCGCTCACACGCGCGCTTGGCGCACGCGCGAAAAAGGTGGTCTCCGTGGAGATCGACCGCGGGCTGCTGGCCCTGCACAAAGAAACGCTCGCCGGGCTTACAAACGTTACGGTCCTCGAGGGCGATATCCTGAAATACGACCTTAAGGGCCTGTGTGCGGAGCATTTTGGCGGCGGGCCTTTCCACGTATGCGGCAACCTGCCTTACTACATCACGAGCAGGATCCTCATGCAGGTACTGGAGAGCGGCGCGCCCGTACGTTCTTTGACGGCAATGGTGCAAAAGGAAGTCGCGGGGCGCCTCTCCGCGCGGCCGGGAGACACCGATTACGGTGCGCTCACCGCGTCCTGCCTGTATTTCGCGCAGCCCGAGACGGTATTCACCGTATCGCGCAGCTGCTTTTACCCCGCCCCCGATGTGGATTCCGCAATTATCCGCATGGAGCTTTCTCACCCCACATGCGATGTCCCGCGGGACGGCTATACGGCGGTAGTGCGCGCGGCCTTTTCCATGCGCAGGAAGACCATCTGCAACAACCTCAAAGCACTTGCCGGCGAAGACGCAAAATTAATTTTGAAATCCTGCAAAATCGACCCCAATGCAAGGGCGCAAGAGCTTACTGCCAGTCAATTCTGCGAGATTGCAAAATCAATTTTTCAAAAATTGTAA